TACGCGGTTTCACGGCCCGAGTGATGGTATTAATCGCCTTTCCCCTCATGGGGAGGGATTATTCCACGATGAACAGCGGCTTACCAGTCATCTCTTGCGGGATTTCCATACCCATCAGCGTCAGCATCGTCGGGGCGATATCAGAAAGTTTGCCGCCTTCGACTGCTTTGACGTTCTTACCACCGACATAAATCAGCGGAACGGGCAGGTTGGTATGTGCAGTATGTGCCTGACCGGTGGACGGATCGCGCATCTGCTCTGCGTTACCGTGGTCTGCGGTGATCAGCAACTGGCCGCCAACGGACTCAACCGCTTTAGTCACCTGCTCAACGCAGTGATCCAGCGCTTCAACCGCTTTAACCGCTGCTTCCATCACCCCGGTGTGACCAACCATGTCGCCGTTCGGGTAGTTACAAATGATGGTGTCGTATTTACCGCTCTCAATCGCTGCAACCAGCTTCTCAGTCAGTTCAGCAGAGCTCATTTCCGGCTGCAGATCGTAGGTCGCAACTTTCGGAGAGTTGATCAGGATGCGGTCTTCGCCTTTGAACGGCTCTTCTACGCCGCCGTTGAAGAAGAAGGTCACGTGCGCATATTTTTCAGTTTCGGAAATACGCAGCTGCGTTTTTTCGTTCTTCGCCATCCACTCACCAAAGGTGTTGGCCAGAGATGCTGGTGGGTAAGCAACCGCAGTTTTGATGTCTGCCGCGTATTCGGTCAGCATCACAAAGTTGAGGTTAACGACTTTCTTACGGGCGAAGCCGTCGAAATCAGCGTTAACAAACGCACGGGTGATTTCACGCGCACGGTCAGCACGGAAGTTCATGAAAATCAGCGTATCGCCATCTTCCATAGCAGCATCTGCCTGACCTTCGGCACGGATCACGGTTGCTTTGACGAATTCGTCGTTCTCGTCGCGGGCATAAGCAGCCTGCAGACCTTCAACCGCCGTAGCGAACTGGAACTCGCCCTTCGCCAGCGTCATCAGATCGTAAGCCTGTTCTACGCGATCCCAACGGTTGTCGCGGTCCATAGCGTAGTAACGACCGATGATGGACGCTACGCGGCCTTTGCCCAGCGCGGCAAATTTCTCTTCAAATTTCTGCAGTGAATGTTCAGCGCTGCGCGGCGGGGTATCACGACCATCAAGGAAAGCGTGCAGATAGATTTTTTCAGCGCCGCGTTCAGCGGCCATTTCTACCATCGCCATGATGTGATCTTCGTGGCTGTGAACGCCGCCAGCAGAGAGCAGACCCATGATGTGTACCGCTTTCCCGGCATTTTTTGCCTGGTCGACCGCATCGGTCAACACCGGGTTAGCGAAGAAAGTACGTTCTTTGATTTCAACGTCCAGACGGGTAAGGTCCTGATACACGATACGGCCCGCGCCCAGGTTGACGTGACCCACTTCGGAGTTGCCCATCTGGCGATCGGGCAGGCCGACTTCCAGACCAGACGCATCAATCAGGGTATGCGGACGTTTTGCCCACAGCGCATCCATTACCGGGGTTTTAGCACTAAAAATGGCGTTATCCTGGCTGTCTTCGCGATAGCCGTAGCCATCCAGAATCACCAGTACCATAGGTTTTTTAGAAACCGACATTGCGACAACCTCACACTCAAGAGATAAAAAATAATTGCGTAATTTTACTACAGCTGAATCGATAAAGTAGCCCCCGAAGATCAAATAATGGGGGATCGCGTGCCAGGGGGAACACCGATTTACATTTTTTTTTCCGTAGCGCCCCGCAAAAATGCAATCCAATGCACGCTCTGGCTGTATTTGCGCCAACGCGCAGGTATACTCCTTTCCTGGTTTTTTTAATCACTGAGTCGGGAGTTGTTACCCCCCATGCAAGAAATTATGCAATTTGTTAGTCGCCACCCTGTCTTGAGTATCGCCTGGATTGCGTTACTGGCGGCTGTATTATTTACCACGTTTAAGAGCCTGACCTCAAAAGTGAAGGTGATTACTCGCGGCGAAGCTACACGTCTTATCAACAAAGAAGACGCCGTTGTTGTGGATTTACGCCAGCGCGACGACTTCCGCAAAGGCCATATCGCAGGCTCCACTAACCTGCTGCCGAGCGAAATCAAAGCCAACAATTTTGGCGAACTTGAAAAACACAAAAACAAACCTGTGATTGTGGTTGATGGTTCAGGCATGCAGTGCCAGGATTCAGCAACTGCGCTGATTAAAGCCGGTTTTGAGCAAGTATCCGTACTGAAAGACGGCGTAGCGGGCTGGAGTGGTGAGAATCTGCCACTGGTTCGCGGCAAGTAATTTACCCATCTTCTTTCATGCCGCAGGGTAAAAAGAACACTGGAGATAAGTCATGGCCAATATTGAGATCTACACCAAAGCAACCTGCCCGTTTTGCCATCGCGCAAAAGCGCTGTTGAACAGCAAGGGTGTGAGTTTCCAGGAGCTTCCGATTGACGGCGATGCCGTGAAGCGTGAAGAGATGATCAAGCGCAGTGGCCGTACGACGGTTCCGCAGATTTTTATTGATGCACAGCACATTGGCGGTTGTGACGACTTGTATGCGTTGGATGCGCGTGGTGGACTGGATCCCCTGCTGCGATAAGGCGTACTGAAAGTATTTAAAGGACAACACTAAGGGTTTTCTAAACATGTCAGAACAAAATAACACTGAAATGGCTTTCCAGATCCAACGTATCTATACCAAGGATGTGTCTTTCGAAGCGCCAAATGCACCGCATGTTTTCCAGAAAGATTGGCAGCCAGAGGTTAAACTTGATCTTGATACCGCATCTACCCAACTGGCAGATGACGTGTATGAAGTAGTGCTGCGTGTCACCGTAACGGCTTCCCTGGGTGAAGAAACTGCGTTCCTGTGCGAAGTTCAGCAGGGCGGTATTTTCTCCATCAGTGGTATCGAAGGGACTCAGATGGCGCATTGCCTGGGCGCATACTGCCCGAACATTCTGTTCCCGTATGCCCGCGAATGCATCACTAGCTTGGTTTCACGCGGTACGTTCCCGCAACTGAACCTTGCGCCGGTCAACTTTGATGCGCTGTTCATGAACTATTTACAGCAGCAGGCTGGCGAAGGTACTGAAGAACATCAGGATGCCTGATGAACCAAAGTAATGCTTCAATGACTGTGATTGGTGCCGGCTCGTACGGCACCGCTCTTGCCATCACCCTGGCAAGAAATGGCCATCAGGTTGTCCTGTGGGGCCATGATCCGAAACATATCGCGACCCTTGAGCACGATCGCTGCAACCTCGCGTTCCTTCCTGATGTGCCTTTTCCTGACACACTGCGCCTGGAAAGTGATTTAGCCACTGCGCTGGCCGCCAGTCGTAATATTCTGGTGGTGGTGCCGAGCCACGTCTTTGGCGAAGTGCTGCGAAACATCAAACCATTGATGCGTCCTGACGCACGACTGGTCTGGGCGACAAAAGGTCTGGAGGCGGAAACGGGGCGTCTGCTGCAGGACGTCGCGCGTGAAGCGCTGGGGGACTCAATTCCACTGGCGGTTATTTCCGGCCCGACGTTCGCCAAAGAGCTGGCTGCGGGCATGCCGACGGCGATTTCTCTGGCCTCGACGGACGACGCCTTTGCTGACGATCTCCAGCAGTTGCTGCACTGCGGCAAAAGCTTTCGCGTTTACAGCAACCCGGATTTCATTGGCGTGCAGCTTGGCGGCGCGGTGAAAAACGTCATTGCGATTGGTGCGGGGATGTCTGACGGCATCGGTTTTGGCGCGAATGCGCGTACCGCATTGATCACCCGTGGACTGACCGAAATGTCTCGCCTTGGCGCGGCGCTGGGTGCCGATCCTGCCACCTTTATGGGGATGGCGGGTTTAGGCGATCTGGTGCTGACCTGTACCGACAACCAGTCGCGTAACCGTCGTTTTGGCATGATGCTCGGCCAGGGTATGGACGTGCAGGGCGCGCAGGACAAGATTGGTCAGGTGGTTGAAGGCTATCGCAATACGAAAGAAGTTCGTGAATTGGCGCACCGTTTTGGTGTCGAGATGCCAATAACCGAGGAAATTTATCAAGTATTGTATTGCGGAAAAAACGCGCGCGAGGCAGCATTGACGTTATTAGGTCGTGCGCGCAAGGACGAGCGAAGCAGCCACTAGCCGTAAGGAACCGTTTCAATCTAACGACCCGACCCGCGAAGAACGGGTCGGTCGTTTTGCTACCTTCTGGAGTACGCAATGCCGTGTGAAGAACTGGATATCGTCTGGAAAAACATTAAAGCGGAAGCCCGGGCACTGGCGGAATGTGAGCCAATGTTGGCCAGTTTTTACCACGCAACGCTGCTCAAACATGAAAATCTCGGCAGTGCGCTAAGCTATATGCTGGCGAATAAACTCGCTTCTCCAATCATGCCCGCCATTGCGATTCGCGAAGTCGTGGAAGAGGCCTATGCCGCCGATCCTGAAATGATTGCCTCAGCGGCCTGTGATATTCAGGCGGTACGTACGCGTGACCCGGCTGTCGATAAATATTCCACCCCACTTCTGTACCTGAAGGGTTTTCATGCGCTTCAGGCCTACCGTATCGGTCACTGGCTGTGGCATCAGGGGCGTCAGGCGCTGGCGATCTTCCTGCAAAATCAGGTGTCCGTTACCTTCCAGGTAGACATTCATCCGGCGGCAAAAATTGGCCGTGGGATTATGCTCGATCACGCAACCGGCATTGTGGTCGGTGAAACGGCAGTGATTGAAAATGATGTCTCTATTCTGCAATCCGTCACGCTAGGCGGGACCGGTAAAGCCGGCGGCGATCGTCATCCGAAAATTCGTGAAGGTGTAATGATTGGCGCGGGAGCAAAAATTCTCGGCAACATTGAAGTCGGGCGCGGCGCGAAGATTGGCGCAGGTTCCGTGGTTTTACAACCGGTACCCCCACATACCACTGCGGCAGGCGTACCTGCACGCATCGTCGGTAAGCCTGACAGCGATAAACCGTCTATGGATATGGATCAGCATTTCAACGGGATTCATCATACTTTCGAATACGGTGATGGCATCTGATTTCGAGCTATGCCCGGCGGCGCAGTGCTTACCGGGCCTACAAATCTCGTAGGTCGGATAAGGCGTCAGCCGCCATCCGACAAAAATCAACTACGCAATACCGCGCCGGGATAACCTAACTGGCGCCAGGCCTCATACACCACCACCGACACCGCATTTGACAGGTTCATGCTGCGACTGTCCGGCATCATCGGAATTCGAATTTTTTGTTCGGCTGGCAGCGCGTCGAGGATGCTGGATGGCAGACCGCGAGTTTCCGGGCCAAACATCAGATAATCCCCATCCTGATAGCTTACTGCGCTATGCGCTGGCGTACCTTTGGTGGTCAGGGCAAACAGACGTTGCGGATTTTCTGCGGCGACGAAGCTGGCGTAATCAGGGTGGCGCAGCACGGCGGTAAACTCATGGTAATCCAGCCCCGCGCGACGCAGGCGCTTGTCGTCCCAGGTAAAGCCCATTGGCTCAACAATATGCAGACGAAAGCCGGTGTTGGCGCAAAGACGGATAATATTGCCGGTATTTGGCGGGATTTCTGGTTCGAATAAAACGATGTTAAGCATACTGCCCCCTTGATAACGGGGGGCAGAATAGCAGAAAGAGCGGGTACTATGCGACGGTCAGCGCGTGCGGTTTATAGCGTTGCAGTTTGTAAATCGTTGCGGCAGCCGCAATCAGCGCCGGAAGGCTGAGGAACATTAATATACTGTCTGCCTGCCATTGCAGGGAAAGCAACTGGGCGCTCATCATCGTTCCGGCTACGCCACCGAAGCGGCCCACGCCCTGCATCCAGGCAATGCCCGTTGCGCGACAGTGGGTCGGATAAAACGTGGCGGCAAGCGTCTGCAGCCCGGACTGCGCGCCGTTCATGGTAATCCCCATCAGGAAGATCAGTGCGCCGAACAAGATGATATGGTTATGTTCAAACCCGAGAGCGAGGGCAAACAGCATCGTCAGAATAAAGCCGAGTGACACCACTTTATGCGCTTCCCAACGGTCCATTAACCAACCGGCCAGCAGGATCCCTGCGGTACCGCCGAAGGTAAACAGTGACGTCAGCCAGGCGGATTCAGCCAGCGGATAGCCCATTCCCAGCATCAGCGTTGGCATCCAGCTCAACAGCACGTAGTAGATAACCAATCCCATAAAGTAGGTCATCCAGAGCATCAGCGTGCCCGGCAGCCAGGGCATACTGAATAGCTGTGCCACGCTGCCTTTTTTGACCGTGACGCGGTCTTCATCCAGATAAAACTGGGTAACCTGTTCCAGACTTCCCGACATAAAGCGTTGAGCAATGCGTTTAACCTGTGCAACCCCTTTACCGCGGTGAACCAGATACTTCACCGACTCCGGCAGGAACAGCACCAACAATACGGTGAGGGCCAGCGGGGCGATCGCACCGGCAAGCAGGACGCTGTGCCAGCCGTAGTTGGGGATAAGCCAGGAGGAGATCACCCCGCCGCCTGCAGCCCCTAACGGAAAGCCGCAGTACATGGTGTTAATCGCCATTGAACGACAGCGTTTTGGTGCAAATTCTGACACCAGGGTGATGGCATTGGGCATTGCCGCGCCAAGACCCAGCCCGGTGAGAAAGCGCCAAAATGTGAGCATATTCAGCGTCTGGGCATAGGCAGTTCCCAGACTGGCGAGGCCAAAAAACAGACAGGAAAAGACCAGCACGCGTTTACGGCCCATACGATCGGAAATCGGCCCGGCCAGCAGTGCACCAAATGACAGGCCCAATAGCGCGGCGCTTAACACCGGTCCGAGATCCTGTTTCTTGATGCCCCAGTCGGCTGAGAGCGTGGGCGCAATATAGCCCATCGCCGCCGTATCGAAGCCGTCGATGGCCAGGACCAGAAAACCCAGGACAATAATGACCCAGTGGAAGCGCGAAAAAGGACTGTCATCTATCGCCTGCTGGATATTCACTTTTCCGGAATAAGCCATGTTACCCTCGCCCGTTATGATGGTTGTTATCTGTATATTTCGCCCTTGTATTAGCTTGTATATACATCTGACAGGTGGATAAAAACTTGTCAAATATATTGGTTATAAATGTTAATTGGTCGTTATTTTTGGATAAAAAATGGTCGAGCTGAGAACAGACCGACCATGCAGAAAGTGGGTTTTATGGGGATATTGTTACGCCGCGCTACCCTGAACCAGAGGTGCCAGCGCAGCAGGCAGGCTTTTTCCCAGTTCTTGTACCAGCGAATCATGACTGATTTCGCTAATCGATTTTGCACCGGTCAGGGTCATTGCCACCTTCATCTCTTTCTCGATCAGATTCAGCAGATTCGCTACCCCGGCCTGACCGTGGGTTGCCAGCGCGTACAGATAAGCACGTCCCAGCAGAACACTATCCGCGCCCAGCGCAATCATGCGTACGACGTCCAGACCGTTGCGGATCCCGCTGTCTGCCAGAATGGTGATATCACCTTTTACCGCATCGGCAATAGCGGGTAACGCGCGAGCTGAAGACAGCACGCCGTCTAACTGGCGACCACCGTGGTTAGAGACAACGATGCCATCAGCGCCGAAGCGTACGGCGTCTCGGGCATCTTCAGGATCGAGGATCCCTTTGATCACCATCGGACCATCCCAAAATTCGCGGATCCACTCGAGGTCTTTCCAG
This window of the Citrobacter freundii ATCC 8090 = MTCC 1658 = NBRC 12681 genome carries:
- a CDS encoding MFS transporter, which codes for MAYSGKVNIQQAIDDSPFSRFHWVIIVLGFLVLAIDGFDTAAMGYIAPTLSADWGIKKQDLGPVLSAALLGLSFGALLAGPISDRMGRKRVLVFSCLFFGLASLGTAYAQTLNMLTFWRFLTGLGLGAAMPNAITLVSEFAPKRCRSMAINTMYCGFPLGAAGGGVISSWLIPNYGWHSVLLAGAIAPLALTVLLVLFLPESVKYLVHRGKGVAQVKRIAQRFMSGSLEQVTQFYLDEDRVTVKKGSVAQLFSMPWLPGTLMLWMTYFMGLVIYYVLLSWMPTLMLGMGYPLAESAWLTSLFTFGGTAGILLAGWLMDRWEAHKVVSLGFILTMLFALALGFEHNHIILFGALIFLMGITMNGAQSGLQTLAATFYPTHCRATGIAWMQGVGRFGGVAGTMMSAQLLSLQWQADSILMFLSLPALIAAAATIYKLQRYKPHALTVA
- the grxC gene encoding glutaredoxin 3, encoding MANIEIYTKATCPFCHRAKALLNSKGVSFQELPIDGDAVKREEMIKRSGRTTVPQIFIDAQHIGGCDDLYALDARGGLDPLLR
- the trmL gene encoding tRNA (uridine(34)/cytosine(34)/5-carboxymethylaminomethyluridine(34)-2'-O)-methyltransferase TrmL, producing the protein MLNIVLFEPEIPPNTGNIIRLCANTGFRLHIVEPMGFTWDDKRLRRAGLDYHEFTAVLRHPDYASFVAAENPQRLFALTTKGTPAHSAVSYQDGDYLMFGPETRGLPSSILDALPAEQKIRIPMMPDSRSMNLSNAVSVVVYEAWRQLGYPGAVLRS
- the cysE gene encoding serine O-acetyltransferase, with the protein product MPCEELDIVWKNIKAEARALAECEPMLASFYHATLLKHENLGSALSYMLANKLASPIMPAIAIREVVEEAYAADPEMIASAACDIQAVRTRDPAVDKYSTPLLYLKGFHALQAYRIGHWLWHQGRQALAIFLQNQVSVTFQVDIHPAAKIGRGIMLDHATGIVVGETAVIENDVSILQSVTLGGTGKAGGDRHPKIREGVMIGAGAKILGNIEVGRGAKIGAGSVVLQPVPPHTTAAGVPARIVGKPDSDKPSMDMDQHFNGIHHTFEYGDGI
- the gpmM gene encoding 2,3-bisphosphoglycerate-independent phosphoglycerate mutase, which translates into the protein MSVSKKPMVLVILDGYGYREDSQDNAIFSAKTPVMDALWAKRPHTLIDASGLEVGLPDRQMGNSEVGHVNLGAGRIVYQDLTRLDVEIKERTFFANPVLTDAVDQAKNAGKAVHIMGLLSAGGVHSHEDHIMAMVEMAAERGAEKIYLHAFLDGRDTPPRSAEHSLQKFEEKFAALGKGRVASIIGRYYAMDRDNRWDRVEQAYDLMTLAKGEFQFATAVEGLQAAYARDENDEFVKATVIRAEGQADAAMEDGDTLIFMNFRADRAREITRAFVNADFDGFARKKVVNLNFVMLTEYAADIKTAVAYPPASLANTFGEWMAKNEKTQLRISETEKYAHVTFFFNGGVEEPFKGEDRILINSPKVATYDLQPEMSSAELTEKLVAAIESGKYDTIICNYPNGDMVGHTGVMEAAVKAVEALDHCVEQVTKAVESVGGQLLITADHGNAEQMRDPSTGQAHTAHTNLPVPLIYVGGKNVKAVEGGKLSDIAPTMLTLMGMEIPQEMTGKPLFIVE
- a CDS encoding rhodanese-like domain-containing protein yields the protein MQEIMQFVSRHPVLSIAWIALLAAVLFTTFKSLTSKVKVITRGEATRLINKEDAVVVDLRQRDDFRKGHIAGSTNLLPSEIKANNFGELEKHKNKPVIVVDGSGMQCQDSATALIKAGFEQVSVLKDGVAGWSGENLPLVRGK
- the secB gene encoding protein-export chaperone SecB, translated to MSEQNNTEMAFQIQRIYTKDVSFEAPNAPHVFQKDWQPEVKLDLDTASTQLADDVYEVVLRVTVTASLGEETAFLCEVQQGGIFSISGIEGTQMAHCLGAYCPNILFPYARECITSLVSRGTFPQLNLAPVNFDALFMNYLQQQAGEGTEEHQDA
- the gpsA gene encoding NAD(P)H-dependent glycerol-3-phosphate dehydrogenase is translated as MNQSNASMTVIGAGSYGTALAITLARNGHQVVLWGHDPKHIATLEHDRCNLAFLPDVPFPDTLRLESDLATALAASRNILVVVPSHVFGEVLRNIKPLMRPDARLVWATKGLEAETGRLLQDVAREALGDSIPLAVISGPTFAKELAAGMPTAISLASTDDAFADDLQQLLHCGKSFRVYSNPDFIGVQLGGAVKNVIAIGAGMSDGIGFGANARTALITRGLTEMSRLGAALGADPATFMGMAGLGDLVLTCTDNQSRNRRFGMMLGQGMDVQGAQDKIGQVVEGYRNTKEVRELAHRFGVEMPITEEIYQVLYCGKNAREAALTLLGRARKDERSSH